The Bremerella alba genome includes the window CTTCTGCTGAAGGGCGTCAACTGCTCAACTACGTCAAGGCTCTCGCCGGGATCGATATCACCGAGCGTCGCCGACCGCAGGATGGTCGTTGGATTTATCGCGACGACGAAAAAGTCATCGACCTGCGATTGAATCTGATCCCGACTCGCGAAGGGGAAGATCTCACGATCCGCTTGTTGGATCGAGAGAACAATCTGTTATCGATCGAAGAGATCGGCCTTGGGCGTCACGACCGAAACGCCTTGATGGAAATGCTTCAGTCGTCTTCCGGTTTGGTGTTGGTCACCGGCCCCACCGGTACCGGCAAGACAACCACGTTGTATGCCTGCTTGCAGCATCTCAACGACGGGAATCGCAAGATCAACACCCTGGAAGATCCCATCGAGTTCTCTTTGCCTGGCATTCGCCAATCGCAAGTCAACTTGAAGGTCGGTCTCGACTTTTCCGATCTCTTACGAGGGGTGATTCGTCAGCAGCCTGACATCATCATGGTGGGTGAAATTCGGGATAAGGAAACGGCGATCACCGCCGTCCGGGCTGCCAACAGTGGGCACCTTGTTTTCGCGACGTTACATGCTCCGGTCGCTACCGGTGCCGTTCAAAGCATGTTGTCCTTCGACATCCATCCTTACTTCCTGGCCAGTTGCCTGCGTGGTGTGATCGCCCAGCGTCTGGTCCGTGTTCTCGATCCGGAAACACGCATGAGGTACGAGTTGGGGGCCAACAATACCACCTTCGCCGATATCGAACCGCTGTTGGAAGATGGCCAAGGGGGGCACTTCTATGGGCCTGATCCGACTGCCGAAAACGAAGGTTACAACGGGCGTACGGCCATCTTCGAGATGGTCACCATCAACAAAGGCCTGCGCGACGCGATCATCAATCGCCAGCCCACGCACGAGCTCGAAAAGATTGCCGAAGAGATGGGAATGGTCACCTTCCGCAAAGCCGCCATGTTGAAAGTCGCTCGCGGCGAAACAAGCATGGAAGAGGTCTTCAAGAGCGTCCCGGTCGAATACCTCGACCTAGAAACGACCAGCTAGTCACCACCTTCAGTAGATGGTCGCCAATCCCCATCTTGTCCCCCTCGTCTCGCAGGGAGAGGGCTAGGGTGAGGGTTTTCTGCACGACGTTTACCCAACACCGTCAGCAAAACTACCGCACCGATCAACCTGAAGCAGAGGCATTCTGAACAAAGGATATTCTGGGGCAGGAACTCACATCCTAAGGGCCGGAGGCCCGGCCGAATATAGCCAGGTGGCGTAAGCCCCTGGTATCGAAACTCGAGATAAGCGTTAGCCCTGTAAGGGCGACCGAAAAAACAATCGCCAAGATTCGGTCGGCCCTTCCAGGCCTCAAAGCAAAGCTTAGTGCGAAGCGAATACCTCGCTTCCACAGCGGATCAAGTCAACGTTCGAACTCGACCGATAAATTCGACATGCTTCTAATCGTCGCTCAATTCAATTGTGATGGGCGAATTGGCAATGGCCGATTCGTCCGATACACGCGACTTCGCCAAGGGGCGGTTTCCGTTGCAGCTGTCCATCAACGACTTCGCTTGCTGAAACTGATAGTAGGCATCGACCACCGGCGGTGGTAGTTCGCGTGTGGCCTGTTTGGGCGAGCGGGCCAGCCACTGATCGACACTTCCAATCGGTTTGCTCGGGCGAACGATCGACGTCAGGTAATCCAGTGGCGAGTCCTTGCGGCGATGGTGAATTTCGTCGTCGTACTCACGCTTCGTCTGCAGCCACTGCGACTCTTGCTGGATGTAACGTTCGGCCACCTCGGCCGCGTAGCGGTCGCCGGCCTGGTAGATTGCCACGGTGTACTGCGACTCAGGCAGTTCCGTTTCCTTCGAAGGGGCCCCCGGGACAACGGACTGGCGAATCTTCGCGCGGCAACGGACACTCATCGTGTCGGCGGACCAGTTTTCGGGAACGGCCAACACAATGCCAAGCAAGGTTGTCCCTTCCAGGCTCGTTTGGTTGGTGCGGTTGAAACGAAAGTAAACACCGCGGCCGCGATGAATCGTTCCGCTGGCCGCCACAAGCTTGAGGTCTGGCAAGATGTCCATTTTTTCAACGGTGGCCTGTTTCCGATTGAAGCCAAGTGTCGCGTCGGCTCCGAGGGTATCGGTGAGCCGCTCGTTCGCCGAGAGCTTGCCGTTGAGATCGAACTCGGTTCGATTTTCCTTCGAGATGTTGCCAGCGTAAGGGCTTTGCAGTGTCGTTTGCGGCGAGAAGTCTTCGATTTGAATACGCGGGTTGT containing:
- a CDS encoding GspE/PulE family protein: MSTPNHNSNGVDDSQEIDHSHKHDRSQGIDFSHVDMSTLEPEAQMRLLIEHSSMTGASDLFIFADEPEYQVAMRLWGRMRYITKLPSAEGRQLLNYVKALAGIDITERRRPQDGRWIYRDDEKVIDLRLNLIPTREGEDLTIRLLDRENNLLSIEEIGLGRHDRNALMEMLQSSSGLVLVTGPTGTGKTTTLYACLQHLNDGNRKINTLEDPIEFSLPGIRQSQVNLKVGLDFSDLLRGVIRQQPDIIMVGEIRDKETAITAVRAANSGHLVFATLHAPVATGAVQSMLSFDIHPYFLASCLRGVIAQRLVRVLDPETRMRYELGANNTTFADIEPLLEDGQGGHFYGPDPTAENEGYNGRTAIFEMVTINKGLRDAIINRQPTHELEKIAEEMGMVTFRKAAMLKVARGETSMEEVFKSVPVEYLDLETTS